CTCCAGGATTTCGCTCTTGCGGATGGTCTGCCGCTTTTCTTCCAGCACCGTCTCCACGTCGCGCGCGTCCAGCCGCCCGTCGCCCACCATGGCGCGCGCGAAGGCGTTCTCCGCCTCGTGCAGCGTAAGCCCGACGGCCGCCTTCACCAGCCGCTCCGCGTCCTGCGGCGGCAGGTCGATGGTGATGCGCCCGCTCCCCTGGTTGGCCTGGATGATCCCGTCCAGCACCGTGCGGATCTCGTCCGCCGTGGGAAGGACGAACTCCAGCACGGTGACGTCCTTCTGCAGCTCCATCGGCAGGTGCAGCGTGGGCGACACGAACACCACGCTGCGCGGCGCCTGGCCGCCCTTGAGCACCGGCGCCAGGTCGCGGAGCTTGCGCACCACCTTGTGGTCGCACCCGCGCTGCTCGTTGCCGAAGTAGGGATGCACGTCGTGAAGCACGAACACCGAGGGCTCCACGAAGCTCTCGATGACGTCCAGCGCCTGCAGCAGGTCTTCCGTCCCCTCGGGCGCGCTCCACCCGTCGGAGCGCAGCCCCTGCGTTTCCGTCCACGTGAACACCCGGCGGGGCGTGCGGATCTTCGACGCGTCGCCCGCAACCAGGCGGATAACCGACACCACCCGCTCCTCTTCCCACGTGGGGACGTACAGGAACGGAAAGCGGGCCTTCAGCAGGTTGGCGAAGCTGGTGGAAAAGTCGTGCATCCGGCCGTGGCGGTGCGGGATGAGTGCGCCCCGGGGTCCCGGTGGGCGGGAAAACCAATGTCGCGAGCGGGCGCGCTTCCGTCCAGTGCCCCGGCGGGTTTTGGCTCCCTCGCGGCGCTGTCGTGAGATCAGACGCCACGCGTGATGCTTGCGTCGGGCGATTCACGCGACTATATACAACCTTATGGTTGTACGTCACCCACTCAGCGATGCGGACCTGGACCGCCTTTTCCGCGCGCTCGCCGATGCGACGCGCCGCGACATCGTCGCGCGGCTGATGGCCGGGGAGCCCCTGTCGGTCTCGGCCCTGGCCACGCGGTACGACATGTCGTTCGCGGCGGTCCAGAAGCACGTCGCCGCGCTCGAGGCGGCTGGCCTGGTGACCAAGCAACCGCAGGGCCGCGAACGCATCGTCCGCGGCAACCCTGACCGCATCGGCCGGGCGCGCGAGCTGCTCGCCCACCTGGAGGGGCTGTGGAGGGCGCGCTTCAGCCAGCTCGATGCGGTACTCGCCGATCCCACAACCCCGGAGTGAGCCATGCCGATTACATCCGTTGCCTCCAATCCCGATACGCTCACCCTGACGGTGATCGGCGACTACCCGGTGCCGCTCGAGCGGCTGTGGGACGCATGGGCGGACCCCCGCCAGCTGGAGCGGTTCTGGGGCCCGCCAACGTGGCCCGCCACCTTCACCCGCCACGACATGGCGGTCGGCGGCTGGTCCCAGTACCACATGACCGGGCCCGACGGCAGCACCGCGCATGCCTGGTTCCGGTTCGTTGCCATCGAGCCGGGGCGCAAGATCGAGGTCGATGACGGCTTCGCACACCAGGATGGCCGGGTCGACGAGTCGATGCCGGTCATGCGCATGATCTTCACCTTCGAGGAGACCCCTGGCGGCTCCCGGTTCACGGGCGTGACGCATTTCCCCACCGTCGAGGCGATGGAGCAGCTGGTGGGGATGGGCATGGTCGAGGGGATGCAGTCGGCGCTCGGGCAGATGGACGACGTCGTGGCCGACCTCGCATCGTTCGCGGCCGGGCGTGCCACG
This portion of the Longimicrobium sp. genome encodes:
- a CDS encoding metalloregulator ArsR/SmtB family transcription factor, with protein sequence MVVRHPLSDADLDRLFRALADATRRDIVARLMAGEPLSVSALATRYDMSFAAVQKHVAALEAAGLVTKQPQGRERIVRGNPDRIGRARELLAHLEGLWRARFSQLDAVLADPTTPE
- a CDS encoding SRPBCC family protein, whose amino-acid sequence is MPITSVASNPDTLTLTVIGDYPVPLERLWDAWADPRQLERFWGPPTWPATFTRHDMAVGGWSQYHMTGPDGSTAHAWFRFVAIEPGRKIEVDDGFAHQDGRVDESMPVMRMIFTFEETPGGSRFTGVTHFPTVEAMEQLVGMGMVEGMQSALGQMDDVVADLASFAAGRATDAQILDDTRVRISRVIRGTVDQVWRAHHDPELLKVWLLGPDGWTMPVCEVASAVGESYRYEWEAVDGSQRFGFEGELLESEPPHRSVTTERMIRMHGPGAVNEMTLTAVEGGTLMTLLIAYPNAEVRDMVLGTGMTDGMERSYARLESEILAAVPV